CCGCGTCGCCGGCGACATCGGTTCCGGCGCGGTCACTCGCCCTCGGCGACCTCGCGCTTCGCCTCGTCGGCGTACGCGTCCGCCAGCCTCGTGGGCTCGGGCAGCTTGTAGCCGTCACACAGCGCCGCGACGAGATCGACCGCGGTCCCGGCGCTCACGCGGTGGCCGGGACTCACGTACAGCGGATTGATCACCGGGGAGGAGTCGTACTGCCGGGACTGGTAGGCGTGCCCGATCGTCGTCCCCGCCGGCGCGTCGACCGAGTCGTCGGCTCGGACCGGCGTCCGCCAGCCCGCGGGCCGGCCGTCGACCGGGTCGTCGGGCGTCCCGCACAGGAGGCTCTTGGCGACGCCGACGGCCGGCGCGTCGAACAGGACGCCGACGTGGGTGGCTATTCCGGCCTGCCGGAAGTGGACGCGGCCGCTCCCGTCGAGGACGTACAGGTCCGGGTCGGCCTCCAGGGTCGCCAGCGCGTCGACGATCGGACCGCCCTCCCGGAACGCCAGCAACCCGGGGATGTATGGGATCGACAGCTCCGTCACCGCGTACGTGCGCTCGATCACCTCGTCGCCGCGGAGCACGACGACGGCCGAGACGGCGCGGTCGTCGAGGAACGCCTGGTCGACGCCGGCGACGAGGGGCGGGTCACCGGCCGGGTCGCCGTCGCGTTGGTCGCGCTCGGCCGGAGGAGCCTCGGCGTCGCCGTCGGTCGCGTCGCCGCCGAAGTCCACGAGGTCGACGGCGTCGTCGCTGTCGCCGCAGACATCGACGCTCGCGGGGTCGAACGGGAGCCCGTCGACGAACTCGGCGGCGTCGGCGATGTCGCGCTGGAGCGCCTCCATCGCCTCTCGGTCGAGCGCGGGATCCGGGAGGTATTCCGGGCGGACGGGGTCGGGCATCGGGTCAGAACCGCCGGCGGCCGCCGCCGAGCCCGCCGCCGCCGCTGCCGATCTGGTTGGGAACGCTCCGGCGGCCGTCGGCGACGTTCGCGTAGAGGACGCCGAGGACGAGCCCCGAGAGGTGGGCCGCGTGGGCGATGCCGCCGGCGCCGCCGAGGACGCTCCCGCTGGAGACGACGCCGAACAGCGAGAAGCCGGCGTACAGCAGCGTGATCGTCCGGATCTTCAGGGGGATCGGCGGGATGAGCAGCATCACCTTCAGGTTCGGGTTCACGACCGAGAGGAAGCCCATGACGGCCATGATCGCCCCCGAGGCGCCGAGAACGCCGCCGGCGGGCGACGCCCCGAGCAGCGCGCCCACGCCGATCTGCGAGAGGCCGGCGACCGCGCCCGTGATGAGGAACATCGCGGTGAAGCGCTTCGAGCCGAGGTAGCGCTCGACCAGCGGGCCGAAGAAGTACAGCGCGATGGAGTTGCCCGCGATGTGGAAGAAGACCGTCGGGGAGTGCGAGAAGATGGAGGTGACGACCGTCCAGACGTACCCCTGCAGGAGGGCGCGCTCGCTGAGCACGAAGATGTCCTGCCACGGGCCGCCCGTGAGGATCACCGCCCACTGGGCGGCGAACGTGACCCACATCGCCGCGAGGAACACGTACGTCATGTTTCCGCGGAACGCGCCCATGATGCCGCCGGTGCTCGTCTCGCGGTCGATCCTGGACTTCACCCGGGAGCCGACGCCGCCGGAGTCGCCCTCCTCGACGCCGTCGTCGAAGCCGGAGTCGAAGACGCCGCCGGGATCGTTCCACTCCCCGAGCCCCGCGCAGTCGTGGTTCTCCGGAAGCCGGTGCTCCGAGCAGAAGGTCTGTCCGCAGCGTCTGCACTGGTACGGGAGGTTCTCGTACTCGCCGCACTCCGCGCACTTCGCCATTACCCGCCCTAGCCCCGGGCGGGGTATATGTCTGCCCCCTTCCGGGTCCGAACGCACACACGCGCCGGCGACCGACGGGCCGATCCCGGCGGGTGCCCCGTCTTTCTACCGGCGATCGGCCTATCGATCCGGTCCGGTCGGGAGTCGGATCAGGAGTCGTCGCCGGCGCGGTCGTCGTCGTCGTCGGCAGCGACGACACCGTGCTCGTCGGCGTCGTCCGCGTCGCTGTCGGCGGTCGAGCCGTCGTCGTCGCGGGCGGCGTTCGTCGGGACGACGGTCACGTGGTCGATGCCGACGGTGGGCTGTTTCGCGGCCATGTTCGGGTGTACCTTGCCGGTTGTGCCACAAAAGATTACCCATGCTCATAACGTATGCGCTCGGGCGGGGCCATGCTCACGGCTAATCCGGGGGTCGGGCGCGGCGAAAAACGGGGCGGTTCGCCGCCTACGCGAACTGCTCGTCGTAGAGGTCCTGGGCGTGCTCGATGGCGTCCATCGCGGCCTGCTTGTCCTCCCAGCCCAGCGTCTCGACCTCCTTGCCCTCCTCGAGGTTCTTGTAGGTCTCGAAGAACTCGTCGATCTCGTCGAGCTGCTGTTGCGGGATGTCCTCCAGGTCCTCGATGTGGTCGTACCGCGGGTCCTCGCTCGGGACGGCGATGACCTTGTCGTCCTGCTCGCCGTCGTCGTCCATCTTCATGAGCGCGACCGGACGCGCCTCGATGACGCAGCCGGGGAACGTCCGGTCCTCGACGAGCACCAGCACGTCGAAGGGGTCCTCGTCGTCGTAGTACGACTGCGGGATGAAGCCGTAGTCCGAGGGGTAGTGAACGTTCGAGTGGAGGACGCGGTCGAGCATCACGCCGGGGATGTCCTTGTCGTACTCGTACTTGTTCCGCTCTCCCTTCAGACACTCCACGACGGCGTAGATCTCCTCGGGAGCGTTCGGTCCCGTCTCGAGATCTTCCCAGAGGTTCGTCATGCGCCTGGCGGTTCCGCCAACGCGAGCAAAGACCTTTCGGCATGCGGTGAAATCAGCGAACGAAGCGTTCCCGCCGCCGACCGCGGGGCCGGACCGTCGCGGTCCGATCGACGGCGATACTCCTCGGGGATGACGTGGGCCCGACCACCCGAATATAGACGGCCGAGGCCTTATCCCTCTCACGCGTTTTTTGGAAAACGAGCAGTCGACGATCCGGGGGGGATGGGAGATCACAAATCGTCCGAATAGTCGGTCCTCAGGCGTTCTATTCGCCGAATCGTTCTTTTTGGTTGGTAACAATTAAATACTCCCGTGACCTCTCACCGGCTGACCATGTCAGAGGCACAATCGAAAACCGAAGTGGTCGATATCGCGCGCGATCTCACCGCGTTCCAACAGAACATCCTCGTCATCCTCTCGGAGGAGGCGATGTACGGGCTCGCGATCAAGCGAGAGCTCGAGAGCTACTACGACGCCGAGGTCAACCACGGGCGACTCTACCCCAACCTCGACGACCTCGTCGAGCTCGACCTGGTGGAGAAGAGCGAACTCGACAAGCGGACGAACCAGTACGAGCTGACCGAGACCGGCCGCAAGGCCGTGCTCGACCGCCTGGACTGGGTCGTCGGCAAGTACGTCACCGACGAGTCGCGCGCGGACGACATCCGTGCGCTCGTCGACGACGCGCTCGACGCGTAACCGCACAACCGCACAGAACCACCCGCGGGACGTCGCCGCCGGACGAGTTCACAGGGGAGTCCGCTCGTCCGCGGCCTCGAAGACGTACCGCACCGACGCCCGCACGGCGTCGCGCTGTTCTTCCGACGGCCACGCGTTGCGCGGGAAGTACTCGTCGAGGAACTCCCGTACCTCGTCGGCGTCGGCCGAGTCCATCGGCCGCGCGTAGTGATTCCCCATGAAATCGGCGAACGCGCGGGCGTTCGCGGCGTGGGTCTCGTCGTGTTCCTCGGCGACCCGCTCGACGAGCGCGGCGTTATGCTCCTCGATCTCGCTCCAGTCGTCCGGGTCGCCCGGCCCCGAGAGCGACACCTCGACGGCGCGATCGGTGTCCTCGATGCGGTCGATCTGTACCGTTCCGTCCTCCATCCACTCGTCGGGATAGCACACGAGCGTGTCGTCGTCCTCGCGAACGCGGGCGGTGAAGCCGTGATCGGCGAGCCGGTCGCCCCGGTCCTCGCGGTAGGCCTCGGCTTCCGCCTCGTCGACGGCCTCGCGGGCCAGTCGAGTGAGTCGCTCGGCGGCGTCGACGGTCGGCTTCGGGAGTTCCTCGTCCCAGCCGTCGGCGCCCGGGTCGGCCTCGTCGGTGTCGGCCTCCCCCTGGTTCTCGTCGGTCGATGCCGCTCGCGTCGCGTCGGTGGTGTCCTCTGTGGGTTCCATCTCAGCCCTCGAACGCCTCGTTCGCCAACTCGTCGGCGCGCTCGTTTATCTCCCTCGGGACGTGCTCGATGCTCCAGCGGTCGAACCGATCCAACAGCTCCAGCGCGCGAACGCGCTTCTCGCGGAGTCCGGGGTCGTTCACGTTCCACTCGCCGCGGACCTGCTTGACGATCAACTGGGAGTCGCCGCGAACGTCCGCCTCGTCGAGCCCGTAGTCGACGGCCGCCTCCAGCGCCCGGATCAGCGCCTCGTACTCGGCCTTGTTGTTGGTCGTGTCCGCGATGCGCTCGCCCCCCTCGGCGACGATGCCGTCGCCGGTGACGATCGCCCAGCCGATCGCCGCCGGCCCGGGATTCCCGCGCGAGGCGCCGTCGAAGTAGACGTGGCCGCGGCCGCCGCCCTCGCGGATCAGCGCCGCGAGGCGCTGCGGGTCGCCCCCCTGGACGACGACCTTGTCGTCGTACGCCACCGCGACGGCGCCGTCGCGCTCGGCGCGCCAGCGTTCGTGGTCGGTGTTGCCCGCGCTCACCTCGACACCCGCGTTCGTCACCCGCTCGCGGGCCGCCTCGGGGTCGCAGTCGATGACCGGCATACCAGTCGATGGCCGCCGACGCGGAGAAAGCGTTGCCATCGGGACCAACCCTTAACTGTCTCCACGGCGACACCTTGTAAACACGATGACAGGGCCCACCCGGCAGCGTGACGAGCGCGAGCGACGGCAGTGGACCGGGGACGACCGAGGCGACGGATCGGCGACGAAGACGGCGGAAGCGGACGAGGAAACGGAGGAGGACATCGACCCGGAGGAGTTCGACGAGGAGGACCTCGTGCGCACGGCCGACGGCGAGCTGATGCACGAACCCACGGGACTGATCGTCGAGGAGGATCACGTGGATCGCGGGCCGGAGTGGCGGGCGTTCAACCACTCCGAACGCCAGGAGAAGTCGCGGGTGGGTGCACCCGTGACGGAGACGATGCACGACAAGGGGCTGACGACGACCATCGACTGGAAGGACAAGGACGCCTACGGTCGCTCGTTGAGCTCCGAGAAGCGGTCGCAGATGCACCGCCTGCGCAAGTGGCAGGAGCGCATCCGTACCAAGGACGCCGGCGAGCGCAACCTCCAGTTCGCCCTTTCGGAGATCGACCGGATGGCCAGCGCGCTGGGTGTCCCTCGCTCGGTCCGGGAGGTCGCCTCCGTCATCTATCGCCGCGCGCTCAAGGAGGACCTCATCCGCGGCCGCTCCATCGAGGGCGTCGCCACGGCGACGCTGTACGCCGCCTGTCGCAAGGAAGGGATCCCCCGTTCCCTGGAGGAGATCTCGGAGGTCTCGCGGGTCGAGCGCAAGGAGATCGGCCGGACCTACCGCTACGTCTCCCAGGAGCTCGGGCTGGAGATGAAGCCGGTCGACCCCAAGCAGTACGTTCCCCGCTTCAGTTCCGAACTCGACCTCAGCGAGGAGGTCAAATCGAAGGCCAACGAGATCATCGAGACGACCGCCGAGCAGGGACTGCTCTCGGGGAAATCGCCGACGGGCTTCGCCGCCGCCGCCATCTACGCGGCCTCCCTGCTGTGTAACGAGAAGAAGACTCAACGCGAGGTCGCCGACGTGGCACAGGTCACCGAGGTCACCATCCGCAACCGCTACCAGGAACAGATCGAGGCGATGGGGATCCACGGATAGGCGAGAACGGACTCGAAACCGACGTTCTCCCGCGTTCGCCTCCGCGACGCCGCGAACGTTTTTGTCGGATACCGGGACCACGCTCGCCGTGACCTGACAGTCGTCGCGCGACGGTCAGCGGGTGTGAGGCCGCTCAGACCTCGGCGCGGACGGCGCGAGCCGTGTGCGCGTGCGGTCAGCCGTCGCGTGTCGCGTCCCTGCCGGCCCCGCGCGGGCCGTCCCGGCGACGCACCGACCGCCTGTCAGCCATCTCCTGAGCGTCGCGACCGCCGACATCGACGAACGCGCGGGGAACGTTCTTGTCCGCGGAGCGGCTACGCCGAACCGACCGTGAAGCTGGACGACTACGTCGAGTTCGAGGCGAACGAGCGGGCCGAGCGCCGACGGCTCGCCCAGGAGAAGTCCTACGAGCTGATGGACCACCTCGAGTCGTTCCAGCACCGCTTCGACGAGGCGACCGGCGGCGACTCCGTGTTCGGGTCCGTCTCGCCGTCGATCTTCGTCGGCTCCTCGAACTACCCGAACCTCTCGACGGGCCTGCTGTCGCCGGTCGGCCACGAGGACGACGCCGCGACCTACGAGACGAGCGGCGCGTGGTACGAGGAGGGCGTCTCCATCTCGGACGTGTTCGAGCGGCGCACCTCGCTGCTCAACTCGAACAAGGGGGTCGACGCGCGCGAGGCCGCGAGCGTCCACGACGCCTGGGACGGCTTCCTCGGCGTCCAGCGCGAGGTCGCCATCGCCGACCGCCCGGTCGACGTGGAGGTGTTCCTCGACGACGGCCCGGCCATCGACTACGACGTGTCGCCCGACGACATCGCGACGCCGACGGGACCGCGCGCCCGCGCCGCCGACGCGGACCTGACGGAGAACCCGCACGTCCCGCGGCCGGTGAAGAAGACGCTGGAGGACGACGACTGGCGCGCGGAGGGGGCGATGAACTACCTCTATCGCCGCGGGTTCGACGTGTACGACATCAACACCGTCCTCTCGGCGGGCGCGCTCGGCCGCGACGACCAGCGACGGCTGGTGCCGACGCGGTGGTCCATCACCGCCGTCGACGACACGATCGGGAAGTACCTCCGGGGGACGATCCGCGACCGCCGGAGCGTCGACACCGTCCATGTGTGGCGCAACGAGTACCTCGGCAACGCCTTCTGGGTGATCCTCGCGCCCGGCGACTGGGAGTTCGAGTTGGTCGAGATGAAGTCGCCGGGGAGCATCTGGCACCCCGACCCCGAGGGCGACACGTACCTCTCGTCGGCCCACGAGAACCGCGAGGGACGGTCGGCGTACGTCGACGAGACGGCGGGCGCGTACTACGCCTCCCGCTTCGGCGTGCTCGAACACCTCTCCGAGCGCGGCCGACAGGCGAAGGTGCTCGTCCTCAGACACGTCTCCGACGACTACTGGGGGCCGGTCGGCGTCTGGCAGGTACGCGAGAGCGTCCGCAACGCCTTCGAGGGCGAACACGGCGAGGCCGAGACGTTCGAGGAGGCCGTCCGCGGCGTGAGCGAGCAGCTTCCGGTGTCGCTCGCGCGGCTCCGAGGGAAATCGACGATGGTCGCGGGCCTGCAGTCGAGTCTCGCGGACTGGACGACGTAGCCCGAGCCCGTCTGCTCGCTCCCGTCGGTCGGGTTTCGGGAGCCGTGCTGTCTCCGTACAGCCCCGCCGTCAGAGTTACTCGATCGGGCACCGACACCCCGGTATGGCCCTCCCGATCGGACAGATCCCCGGCGGTCCGGAACTGCTGATCGTCCTGCTCGTGCTCCTGCTCCTGTTCGGCGGATCGGCGCTGGCGGCGATCGTGATCTTCGGGGGAGTGAAGCTCATCGGCGGCGACACGGACGACGACCGAATCGCGTCGCTCGAACGAGAATTGGCGGAGACCCGCACGGAACTACGTGCGCTCCGCGAGGAGACGGGGGCGGCCGGAAGCGGAACCGCCGACGCCGCCGGCGACACCGTGAGCGACGATGACGGCGACACTGCGGACGACGCCGACGCTGCGAGCGATGCCGGTCGTGACACCGCGGACGGCGCCGACCGCGATACCGATGGCGACGCCGGCGGCGACACCGCGGACACCTCAGTCGACGACGATCCCGACTACGAGGAGTCGAGGTCGGCGTAGGCGGCGTCGACCATCTCGCCGGTCTCCTCGATGATACGGTCCATCTCCTCGGCGTCGGTGTCGAGTCCGAGCAGCCGGGCGATCCGCATGATCGAGACGTGGTACACGGTCTGTACGCCCGGCTCCTCCTCCCAGATCACGACGTTGCAGGCGAACAACCCGCCGATGCGGCCGTCGGTCGCGTCGAGCGCGCGATCGGCCATCCGCGGGTTACACGCGCCGAGCACGTAGTACGGGTCGCGGCCGGCGTCGACCTTCTCGTTGAGCAGCTCCGACGGGGAGAACTCGACCGGGACGCCGAAGCCGTGGGCGGTGAACGTCTCGCGGACGTGTTCGACCGCGTCCGCGTGGTCCATCTCGAGCGTCGCGCGCTTCTCGCCGTAGTCGTCGCCGCGGATCGCCTCGGGATCGATGGGGAGCTGCATGGCTCGCGGTTCGGCGGGCGGCGTCGAAAAGCTGGCGCCGGTGCACGGCTCGCGCCCGCCCGCCGTGTGCGGGTTCGATCCGGCTACTCCGCCGTCTGGACCGGACCGCGGCCGATAACGTCCTCGACGGCGTCGACGAACGTCTGGCGGCGGTCGAAGTAGGTGATATCGACCTCGCTCAGCACGTCCTCGAGGTCGCGGGGGCCGTCCGGCGTCCGGACGGTCGCGTCGCCTTCCTTGTCGAGGACCTTCGATTTCTCCTGGGGCCACGTGAGCCGGGAGGCGACACGCGCCAGCGGCGCCCCCTCGATCGTCGGACCCTCGCCGAGCTCGACGGCGGGCTCCTCTTCCTCGGGTTCGTCGTCGTCAGCCATGTCCCGGAGTTCGCCCACGGTCCGCCTAATCCTTTCGGAGCGCCGCTACGGGTCGGCTTCCCCGTCGCGGCGGGCGAGCACGGATCCCTCCCTGCCGATCGCGGCGGAACCGGCGGACCGTGGGGACGTGCGTCATGCCGATGTCTGACGTATCGTTTTAAGTGATGATGGTATAACACCGGTGTATGAGCAGCCTCGCCGAGGTGTACGAAGGCCAAGTCGGCGAGTACGCCAGCCTTCGGCGACTGTACCTGGGCGTCGGGTCGTTCTCGCTCGGTGCACTCCTCGTCGTCGCGGGCATCGTCATCGCGTCGACGGATCTGACGACGGCCGTGCTCGGCTGGAACCTCGGGCAGGCCCGCGAGACCGCAGGGATCCTCGCCGGGCTCGGCATTCCCGCGACGTTCCTCGGCGTGCTGGTGGTGATGCCGACGAGCCGCCGAACGCAGGCGGCCGCGGTCGTCGGCGCGGGCGTCGCGGTCCTCGGCGTGGCGCTGTTCGCCCACGCGTACCCGTGTCACTGGTCGGGCGCGCGCTGTGCCGGACAGTACGCCGATCTCACCCTCCCGACGGCGGGCGTGTACTTCCTCGGCGCGTTCACGACGTTCTGGTGTCTGTTCACCGGCGTCGCGAACTTCAAGGCGCGAAACAACCCCGGCGGGACGGTGAGCCTGGAGATCACCCGCGAGGGAGAGACGAAGGTGATCGAGGTACCGAAATCGACCGCTGAGGAGATCCGCGGCGCCAAGGGGTCCACCGGAAGCGTCGGGGGCGTCGGCCTGCTGGGAACCACCCCGGACGGGAGCGTGGAGACGCAGACGAACCGCCCCGAGTCAGGCCGGAAGCGGGATCAGGAGCCCC
This genomic stretch from Halobaculum roseum harbors:
- a CDS encoding endonuclease V, with translation MPDPVRPEYLPDPALDREAMEALQRDIADAAEFVDGLPFDPASVDVCGDSDDAVDLVDFGGDATDGDAEAPPAERDQRDGDPAGDPPLVAGVDQAFLDDRAVSAVVVLRGDEVIERTYAVTELSIPYIPGLLAFREGGPIVDALATLEADPDLYVLDGSGRVHFRQAGIATHVGVLFDAPAVGVAKSLLCGTPDDPVDGRPAGWRTPVRADDSVDAPAGTTIGHAYQSRQYDSSPVINPLYVSPGHRVSAGTAVDLVAALCDGYKLPEPTRLADAYADEAKREVAEGE
- a CDS encoding DUF5789 family protein; the encoded protein is MADDDEPEEEEPAVELGEGPTIEGAPLARVASRLTWPQEKSKVLDKEGDATVRTPDGPRDLEDVLSEVDITYFDRRQTFVDAVEDVIGRGPVQTAE
- a CDS encoding inorganic diphosphatase; translation: MTNLWEDLETGPNAPEEIYAVVECLKGERNKYEYDKDIPGVMLDRVLHSNVHYPSDYGFIPQSYYDDEDPFDVLVLVEDRTFPGCVIEARPVALMKMDDDGEQDDKVIAVPSEDPRYDHIEDLEDIPQQQLDEIDEFFETYKNLEEGKEVETLGWEDKQAAMDAIEHAQDLYDEQFA
- the nreA gene encoding DNA repair protein NreA, whose product is MKLDDYVEFEANERAERRRLAQEKSYELMDHLESFQHRFDEATGGDSVFGSVSPSIFVGSSNYPNLSTGLLSPVGHEDDAATYETSGAWYEEGVSISDVFERRTSLLNSNKGVDAREAASVHDAWDGFLGVQREVAIADRPVDVEVFLDDGPAIDYDVSPDDIATPTGPRARAADADLTENPHVPRPVKKTLEDDDWRAEGAMNYLYRRGFDVYDINTVLSAGALGRDDQRRLVPTRWSITAVDDTIGKYLRGTIRDRRSVDTVHVWRNEYLGNAFWVILAPGDWEFELVEMKSPGSIWHPDPEGDTYLSSAHENREGRSAYVDETAGAYYASRFGVLEHLSERGRQAKVLVLRHVSDDYWGPVGVWQVRESVRNAFEGEHGEAETFEEAVRGVSEQLPVSLARLRGKSTMVAGLQSSLADWTT
- a CDS encoding DUF7108 family protein, translated to MEPTEDTTDATRAASTDENQGEADTDEADPGADGWDEELPKPTVDAAERLTRLAREAVDEAEAEAYREDRGDRLADHGFTARVREDDDTLVCYPDEWMEDGTVQIDRIEDTDRAVEVSLSGPGDPDDWSEIEEHNAALVERVAEEHDETHAANARAFADFMGNHYARPMDSADADEVREFLDEYFPRNAWPSEEQRDAVRASVRYVFEAADERTPL
- a CDS encoding DUF302 domain-containing protein, translated to MQLPIDPEAIRGDDYGEKRATLEMDHADAVEHVRETFTAHGFGVPVEFSPSELLNEKVDAGRDPYYVLGACNPRMADRALDATDGRIGGLFACNVVIWEEEPGVQTVYHVSIMRIARLLGLDTDAEEMDRIIEETGEMVDAAYADLDSS
- a CDS encoding rhomboid family intramembrane serine protease, translating into MAKCAECGEYENLPYQCRRCGQTFCSEHRLPENHDCAGLGEWNDPGGVFDSGFDDGVEEGDSGGVGSRVKSRIDRETSTGGIMGAFRGNMTYVFLAAMWVTFAAQWAVILTGGPWQDIFVLSERALLQGYVWTVVTSIFSHSPTVFFHIAGNSIALYFFGPLVERYLGSKRFTAMFLITGAVAGLSQIGVGALLGASPAGGVLGASGAIMAVMGFLSVVNPNLKVMLLIPPIPLKIRTITLLYAGFSLFGVVSSGSVLGGAGGIAHAAHLSGLVLGVLYANVADGRRSVPNQIGSGGGGLGGGRRRF
- a CDS encoding transcription initiation factor IIB is translated as MTGPTRQRDERERRQWTGDDRGDGSATKTAEADEETEEDIDPEEFDEEDLVRTADGELMHEPTGLIVEEDHVDRGPEWRAFNHSERQEKSRVGAPVTETMHDKGLTTTIDWKDKDAYGRSLSSEKRSQMHRLRKWQERIRTKDAGERNLQFALSEIDRMASALGVPRSVREVASVIYRRALKEDLIRGRSIEGVATATLYAACRKEGIPRSLEEISEVSRVERKEIGRTYRYVSQELGLEMKPVDPKQYVPRFSSELDLSEEVKSKANEIIETTAEQGLLSGKSPTGFAAAAIYAASLLCNEKKTQREVADVAQVTEVTIRNRYQEQIEAMGIHG
- the rnhA gene encoding ribonuclease HI yields the protein MPVIDCDPEAARERVTNAGVEVSAGNTDHERWRAERDGAVAVAYDDKVVVQGGDPQRLAALIREGGGRGHVYFDGASRGNPGPAAIGWAIVTGDGIVAEGGERIADTTNNKAEYEALIRALEAAVDYGLDEADVRGDSQLIVKQVRGEWNVNDPGLREKRVRALELLDRFDRWSIEHVPREINERADELANEAFEG
- a CDS encoding PadR family transcriptional regulator produces the protein MSEAQSKTEVVDIARDLTAFQQNILVILSEEAMYGLAIKRELESYYDAEVNHGRLYPNLDDLVELDLVEKSELDKRTNQYELTETGRKAVLDRLDWVVGKYVTDESRADDIRALVDDALDA
- a CDS encoding DUF7139 domain-containing protein, translating into MSSLAEVYEGQVGEYASLRRLYLGVGSFSLGALLVVAGIVIASTDLTTAVLGWNLGQARETAGILAGLGIPATFLGVLVVMPTSRRTQAAAVVGAGVAVLGVALFAHAYPCHWSGARCAGQYADLTLPTAGVYFLGAFTTFWCLFTGVANFKARNNPGGTVSLEITREGETKVIEVPKSTAEEIRGAKGSTGSVGGVGLLGTTPDGSVETQTNRPESGRKRDQEPQSASTVGGTGPGGDPTAGAASDGGASSSDITPLAERQQPESSPGIDRIGPSAERPAVESSAASERETARSQSPGDSYCGSCGHFQYVRTDQGMQPYCGLHDDLMEDMEACDDWSPR